The following proteins are co-located in the Doryrhamphus excisus isolate RoL2022-K1 chromosome 15, RoL_Dexc_1.0, whole genome shotgun sequence genome:
- the brd4 gene encoding bromodomain-containing protein 4 isoform X3, translating to MPNPVRMGDGLDAAQMSGSSSSSSSSSSGQGQHHMAGNPPPPEYNNPDRPKRQTNQLHYLLKVVVKTLWKHQFAWPFQAPVDAVKLNLPDYYTIIKHPMDMGTIKKRLENSYYCNAQECIQDFNKMFTNCYMYNKPSDDIVLMAKALEKAFLQKVAEMPQEEIEIPVMTGKGRGRGRRDAGLSLKPGAIIDPLSTTPQTRGLSNLSAAPQIRASVQGPPSLPPQPLMQALPSHVPPTLASHAPQLGVPYSLGQLDCTLQVPMMTSVPPPAQTSLPPASIQGTAPLLQNPITMTKQRKSQKRKADTTTPTANDQLNESSPAESKSGKTLPRRESNRPTKIIKKEAPDSQHQVAMGMGMGLSGPSSGHSPVPQDQLGYCLSLVREMLSKKHTTYAWPFYKPVDVAALGLHDYHDIIKHPMDLSTIKAKLENRQYRDPQEFAADVRLMFSNCYKYNPPDHEVVAMARKLQDVFEMRFAKMPDEPETKPLASVPAPPLHHPAPVKPQPPMGHVASSSDSSSDSSSESESSTDDSEEERAQRLAELQEQLKAVHEQLAALSQPQASKPKRKEKEKKEKKKDKHKKKVGMPGLVDEIQDATPVSQLSKRTKSSTNNNKELPKKKSSKKEGMKNSQPSALPPVLSLEDDLATLASGEKCKPMTYEEKRQLSLDINKLPGDKLGRVVHIIQSREPSLKNSNPDEIEIDFETLKPSTLRELERYVSTCLRKKKKGGAEKSLESMASSKKIGSSSDSSGSSSESETEAPGMVKQQKKKAQSVKEGKKTQSNVQGVPAQTVLHPHAAAFQPQMKQHQPPPVDYMAPPVTALESSQNLENSFESLPSFGQPLMHLSHHTGNSSSPAPPQLSANPAGPVSPETHPFLNQHHILPSPALHSSLPQQPSRPSHKAAPLHPKPPQQQPAPPQQQPVLQQQPTLQQQPTLQQQQQPTLQQHQQLQAQSAAPPHQLPMQILHPPQPMHQRPMSPPTLTPQGLLSSQPPQMLLEDDEDSGSATPMNQVQLYLQQFQQARQPQQPMQSLQAQARQQQQQSGQSSLLQSVQGQPQLSSQNALPTPQLPIQAQTSIAPPHQAPAQQLSLHQGRHLPHSHPQPQQQPQQQQQQQLSYQQVPALIGQPQGPPHKVAMPSSKAQQILQQQPPEQLSPRPAKPDAFLTGHLRDNPSPLMMHSPQLPQYPPVSHQSPPHHMQPKKQRAPGSQGVLKEEKLPPSPVMRGEPFNPAMRPEHHKHPDSKPSQPGLSQQSKQQRHDVKSMDSSRPVIRSSEPSGPPPSLQDKEKFKQESKAPIAPKKDVKLKNMGSWASLAQKSTSTPLSAVKSSSDSFEQFRRAAREKEEREKALKAQAEQAEKDRLRREQDKLRGRDDDDILEPSRKVHEEPRRRLEQQQQQQHHHHHHHQQQQQQQQQQQQQQQHIPVPPQQPPQQPEPQPAVIQPPPQPPTPPQPAVQSPLDQQRELARRREQERRRREAMAATIDMNFQSDLMAIFEENLF from the exons ATGCCCAACCCTGTCAGAATGGGGGACGGCCTGGATGCAGCGCAGATGtcgggcagcagcagcagcagcagcagtagtagcAGCGGCCAGGGGCAGCACCACATGGCAGgcaaccccccgcccccggAATACAACAACCCTGACAGACCTAAGCGCCAGACCAATCAGCTGCACTACCTGCTCAAGGTGGTGGTGAAGACCCTGTGGAAGCACCAGTTTGCCTGGCCCTTCCAAGCACCCGTGGATGCAGTCAAACTCAATCTGCCC GACTActacacaataataaaacatcctATGGACATGGGAACAATTAAGAAAAGGCTTGAAAACAGCTACTACTGCAATGCCCAAGAATGTATTCAAGACTTCAACAAGATGTTTACCAACTGCTACATGTACAATAAG CCTTCCGATGACATAGTCTTAATGGCTAAAGCCCTTGAGAAGGCTTTTCTCCAAAAGGTCGCCGAAATGCCTCAGGAAGAAATTGAGATTCCGGTCATGACAGGGAAGGGCAGGGGCCGAGGTCGAAGAGATGCCG GTCTCAGCTTGAAACCAGGGGCTATAATTGATCCTTTGTCCACAACTCCTCAAACACGGGGCCTGTCCAACCTCTCGGCGGCACCTCAGATCAGAGCATCGGTGCAGGGCCCGCCTTCACTACCTCCTCAGCCTTTAATGCAGGCCCTACCGTCCCACGTTCCCCCGACGTTAGCAAGCCACGCACCGCAGCTTGGAGTACCCTACTCCTTGGGCCAACTGGATTGCACTCTTCAAGTTCCTATGATGACCTCTGTGCCTCCCCCTGCTCAGACCTCCCTTCCCCCAGCATCCATCCAGGGCACTGCCCCCCTGCTGCAAAACCCTATCACCATGACCAAA CAAAGAAAGAGCCAGAAACGAAAAGCAGACACTACGACACCGACAGCCAACGACCAGCTCAATGAGTCTTCCCCGGCGGAGTCCAAGTCGGGTAAGACGCTGCCCCGGCGGGAAAGCAACCGCCCCACCAAAATTATCAAGAAGGAGGCGCCGGACTCGCAGCATCAAGTAGCGATGGGGATGGGGATGGGACTGAGTGGCCCGAGTAGCGGCCATAGCCCCGTTCCACAAGATCAGCTGGGATACTGTTTGAGTCTGGTCAGGGAGATGTTGTCCAAGAAACACACGACGTACGCCTGGCCCTTCTACAAGCCCGTGGACGTGGCTGCACTGGGACTGCACGATTATCACGACATCATTAAGCATCCCATGGACCTAAGCACCATTAAG GCCAAGCTGGAGAACAGGCAATACCGGGACCCCCAGGAGTTTGCTGCTGATGTGCGGTTAATGTTTTCCAACTGTTACAAATATAATCCGCCAGACCATGAGGTGGTGGCTATGGCACGCAAGCTACAG gACGTGTTCGAGATGCGCTTCGCCAAGATGCCCGATGAGCCAGAGACCAAGCCTCTCGCCTCCGTCCCAGCACCTCCGCTTCACCACCCGGCCCCGGTTAAACCCCAGCCTCCAATGGGCCACGTCGCGTCTTCCTCCGACAGCTCCAGCGACTCCTCCTCTGAGTCCGAGTCTTCAACGGACGACTCTGAAGAGGAGCGAGCTCAGAGACTGGCGGAGCTCCAGGAGCAG CTGAAGGCTGTCCACGAGCAGCTGGCCGCCCTGTCCCAGCCTCAAGCCAGCAAACCAAAGAGAAAAGAGAAGgaaaagaaagagaagaagaaagacaaacacaagaagaaagttggcaTGCCCGGCCTTGTCGACGAGATCCAGGATGCTACACCTGTTTCGCAGCTGTCTAAAAGGACCAAGTCCAGTACCAATAACAACAAAGAGCTTCCCAAGAAGAAATCCAG TAAAAAAGAGGGGATGAAAAACAGCCAACCCTCCGCACTTCCGCCTGTTCTCAGCCTGGAAGACGATTTGGCGACTCTGGCTTCCGGGGAAAAGTGCAAGCCGATGACGTACGAGGAGAAGAGGCAGCTAAGCCTGGATATCAACAAGCTTCCCGGCGACAAACTCGGCCGCGTGGTGCATATCATCCAGTCCAGAGAGCCCTCGCTCAAGAACTCCAACCCTGATGAAATTGAGATAGACTTTGAAACGTTGAAGCCTTCCACGCTGCGGGAGCTGGAGAGATACGTGTCCACGTGCCTtcgaaagaagaagaaaggtgGAG CGGAGAAGTCTTTGGAGTCCATGGCGTCCTCCAAAAAGATAGGCTCTTCCTCGGATAGCAGTGGCTCCAGCTCAGAGAGCGAAACGGAAGCTCCAG GCATGGTaaagcaacagaagaagaaggccCAGTCTGTGAAGGAGGGAAAGAAGACGCAATCTAACGTACAGGGTGTTCCGGCTCAGACTGTGCTTCATCCTCATGCAGCAGCTTTTCAGCCTCAGATGAAGCAACATCAGCCACCCCCTGTGGACTACATGGCTCCGCCCGTCACCGCCCTGGAGTCTTCCCAAAACTTGGAGAACAGCTTTGAGTCCCTGCCTTCTTTCGGCCAGCCCCTCATGCATCTTTCCCACCACACTGGCAATTCCTCGTCCCCTGCGCCGCCTCAGCTCAGTGCTAACCCTGCCGGGCCAGTGTCGCCCGAGACGCATCCCTTCCTCAACCAACATCATATTCTCCCATCTCCTG CCTTGCACAGTTCCCTGCCTCAGCAGCCCTCTCGGCCCAGTCACAAGGCGGCACCTCTTCATCCCAAACCCCCCCAGCAGCAACCAGCACCTCCCCAGCAGCAGCCAGTGTTGCAGCAACAGCCGACCCTGCAGCAACagccaacattgcagcagcagcagcagcccacGTTGCAGCAACATCAGCAGCTCCAAGCCCAGTCCGCAGCTCCACCGCATCAGCTCCCCATGCAGATCCTTCACCCTCCTCAGCCCATGCACCAGAGGCCCATGTCCCCGCCGACGCTCACACCCCAGGGCTTGCTGTCTTCGCAGCCGCCCCAGATGCTGCTCGAGGATGACGAAGATTCAGGATCCGCAACGCCTATGAACCAAGTGCAATTGTACCTGCAGCAGTTCCAGCAAGCCCGTCAGCCCCAGCAGCCCATGCAGTCGCTTCAGGCGCAAGCccgtcagcagcagcagcagtcagGACAGTCATCTCTGCTGCAGTCGGTTCAGGGCCAACCTCAGCTCTCATCCCAGAATGCACTGCCCACCCCTCAGCTTCCAATTCAGGCGCAGACTTCGATAGCCCCGCCGCACCAAGCCCCGGCCCAACAGTTGTCCCTCCACCAGGGTCGCCACCTGCCACATAGTCACCCTCAGCCTCAGCAGCAGccgcaacagcagcagcagcagcagctgagcTATCAGCAGGTTCCTGCGCTCATTGGTCAGCCTCAGGGGCCACCACACAAGGTGGCCATGCCCAGCAGCAAAGCACAGCAGATCCTTCAGCAGCAGCCCCCAGAGCAGCTGTCCCCTCGCCCGGCCAAGCCTGACGCTTTCCTCACAG GTCACCTGAGGGATAACCCATCCCCTCTCATGATGCATTCCCCGCAACTTCCTCAGTACCCTCCAGTGTCACACCAGTCTCCCCCTCATCATATGCAGCCCAAGAAG CAAAGAGCTCCCGGGAGTCAAGGAGTTCTCAAAGAGGAGAAGCTTCCTCCTTCACCGGTGATGAGGGGAGAGCCCTTTAACCCTGCCATGAGGCCAGAGCATCACAAGCATCCCGACAGCAAGCCGTCTCAGCCGGGCCTTAGTCAGCAGAGTAAGCAACAAAGACACG ATGTGAAGTCCATGGACAGCTCTCGGCCCGTCATTCGCTCCTCTGAGCCCAGTGGACCGCCGCCCTCCCTGCAAGACAAGGAGAAGTTCAAACAGGAATCCAAGGCACCTATTGCACCCAAAAAG GATGTGAAGCTGAAGAACATGGGTTCGTGGGCCAGCCTGGCACAGAAGTCCACGTCTACGCCCTTGTCCGCCGTCAAGTCCTCGAGCGACAGCTTCGAGCAGTTCCGCCGAGCCGCTCGTGAGAAAGAGGAGCGGGAGAAGGCCCTCAAGGCGCAGGCTGAGCAGGCGGAAAAGGACCGACTACGTCGAGAGCAGGACAAACTACG AGGTCGGGATGACGACGACATCCTGGAGCCGAGCAGAAAGGTGCACGAGGAACCACGCAGGCGtctggagcagcagcagcagcagcagcatcaccaccatcaccaccaccagcagcagcaacaacaacaacagcagcagcagcagcagcagcaacacatcCCAGTACCCCCACAGCAACCCCCACAGCAACCTGAGCCTCAGCCAGCTGTCATCCAGCCTCCCCCACAGCCTCCAACACCGCCTCAGCCTGCCGTACAGAGTCCGCTTGACCAGCAGAGGGAGCTAGCACGGCGACGGGAGCAGGAGAGGAGGCGACGAGAAGCG ATGGCAGCAACGATTGACATGAATTTCCAAAGTGACTTAATGGCCATCTTTGAGGAGAACCTCTTTTGA